TCGTGCGAACACCGCATTGGCATACAGGACGTCGACTTCTGTCAATGCGCTGAACGCACTCTCTAACCGCGGGGTTTCTTCACGCACCAAATCGGTAAGCCACAGAAACAGCCGATGCTCTTCGGCTTCCATTTCTTTACGTGCTAACAACAATCGATTATTCAGCTCGACAGCGAAGAGTGGTTCAATAAATAACGTCTCTCCAGAACCGGAACGGTCTTGGACGATCCCATTCAGACGCGATTGGAAATTGGGGCGCACGGGAATGACAAAGCGATTGTTGCGAATGGTAATGTAGGTATCAGCAACAACGTCCTTTGCCTGGGAGGAGCGCAAGACTTGGTGGAGTCGTTGTTCGATTTCTCCGCTCAGGGTGCGGAGCCGACGACGTAGCGAGCGCAACTCTGGACTTGCTTCATCTTTCAACGCACCGCGTTCATCAAGACAGCGAGATAAGGTATCTTCAAGTTCTGAGAACGTTACCAAACGCTCAGGCAGGTCCCGAAGATGAGATCGTTCTTCGACATGACGACGAAAGAACGTTGAGAGCGTGCGAGACAGCGTAACTATCTCTAGTATCTCTAACAGCTTTGGTCCTTCTACTGCCGCTCCGAGCTGAGCTGCCCACTGTAAGGTTGAGCGAATGTCAGGAAATTCTCGGAGTGGTATCGTGAGGTGTTCTTCGAGTAAACGGAAGAACTGCCAGGTACGCTCACTGCTTGTTTCTACCGCTGTGGGTGTTGTTTCAGGATGAAGTGCAAGGCACGCTTCTTGACCACCTGCTGAAAGTGCGCAGCCAGCGAGCAGGTGTAAAACTTTATCGAATTCGAGTGCGAGTAAATCGCGAGTACGCATGCGGAATACCGTTTGCTTTGTCTCTTGCGCCTGATTATGCCAGGCTTGAGGTGACGCAGCAAACGTATGGCCGCAGCGGTGGCTACCTACCAGGAGTAGGTCAGTTTGATTGTTCCACCTTCGCGACTGTAGCGTTTTACGCGGTCTTCGTAGTGGTAGGAAACTTCCGCGAGGATCTGTTCAGTGAGGGGGAACTGCAGTCCTCCTCCCACACGAAAGGTAGTTACCTTGACGACATCCGGCGCCGCGGTGGGCCGCTCGACAGACTGTCCAAAAGAGCCACTGACGTAAGCATGCCAACGTTCTTTTGGTTCCCAGTCGAGGCGGGAAGAGAGTGAGCGCGCCCCGGTTTTTGGCACCAAGTAAATTTGCTCTGTCAGCCACAGGTTGTAAGGCAGATAAATGGTAAAGCCAGGAGAGAGCAGATCGACTTCGGATTGAGAAAAGCTCATATGCCGATAACCGAGCGAGAGTTCCAGGCGACTCAGCAAAGGGTTCGAGGTTCCAATTCCTTGATACACTGCACCACCAAGTGTCCAATGTGAGGAAAACTTTGGATTCGGGCTGAATGAAAAGGCAAAATTTCCCCAAGCCCTGTGCCATAACGGGCTGTAGACTTCACCAGAGAAGAGAGTGTCGCGCTTGCCAAAACGTTCAATTGACTCGACTTGCCCGACGAAGGTTTTCCCCCACAAACGTTGCACTGCGGAAAATTGCCACGTGCGCTCATCGGGAATCGAATTTGAGTAGCGAAAATGGCTATATCCGATACTCACACGGGCTCGTGATGATTGTCCATCTTCCTCATTGCTCCCCTTGTTCACTGCCTGAATGGTTCCTCGTAACGGAGGAACTGGTGGAGCCAAGCGAGTTTTGATGAGAGCAATACGTTGTGCGAGTTCATTGGTTGGTGCAACTGTCTGTAGCTCTTAGTACAGCGGTAACGCTGCGGCATCCTCTCCGCTCCAGAATAATGTGTCAGCAAGGCTGTGTTTCGCTTCTGTGTAATGGGGGTTTTCTCGCAATACGTATTCGAATATTGCCCGTGCTTCGGCATACTGCTTTTGCCAGGCATGGACACGGGCGAGGGCAAGCTGCACGTCGAGATCGTGAGGATGGCGCGTCAAAATATCCTTGTAGACAATCGTGGCCTCGGCGAACTGTTTACTGTACGCGAGGACGAGGGCTAGAGCGGTGCGAACTTCGTCGTCGTTCGGTTTGAGCGAGAGATATTGACGATACAATGCAGTGGCTTGCTCATAGTGCTTTGCTTGTGCTGCTGTTTGTGCACGAGAACGGAGTTCAATCAAGGAGTCGATACCTGGCTGAGCGCTCTGTGCCAACGCCATACTTTGGCCTTGACTCTCGATACCAGCACATAGGAAAAACCCCACAAAGAGGAAGATGCGCGCTTTCGTCATGATTATGGCTGAGACGGTCCGAGCTGGCACCTTGTAGCGCAAATGCTTACTATTCGTTGCTCTTCGCTGTTTGAGAAGAGTTCGCTTGTAAAGATTCTAAGCGCTTTTGCACTTCTGGATCTTGCGTCACCGCAAAAACCTGCTCATACAGCGAGGCCGCTCGTTTATGGTCCCCTTTCCAATAGAAAACATCGGCCAATCCCTGTTTTGCTTCAACATTATTGGGATTGTCTGTGAGTTCTTGCTCGAAGATCTGCTGTGCTTCGTTGTAGTTCTTTTGCCAGGCTTTTACGCGTGCGAGGGCGACGCGGATATCTCCATCCTGGGGATAGCGACGGAGAATCTCCTCGTACAGTGAGGTCGCGGTATCGTACTGCCCTTGCCATGCGAGCCGGCGTGCCAGTAGTGCCCGTGCCTCATCGTCCATCGGAGAGTGCGTGAGGTGTTCACGATATAATGCAATTGCTTGGTCATATTGCTGTGCTGCTTCAGCGGCCCGGGCACGCGCCACGAGGCTCGAATCGTCCGCTGGCGGCGCAGTAGCTGACGACTCGCTTGGTTCTGTTGTCGTCGTTTGTTCGGTCGTCGCTGGAGTAGGTCGCTTGTTCTTCTTAGATTTTGCGAATGTGGGTGTCGATACAATAGACAAGAGGAGCGCAGTGGCGAGGGCGATGACTGCAGTGTGGTTCATGATTTTTCTACTCCTTTCGTGATTCGTCAGTTAACGCGAGATAACCAGGGAGGTCGTGAATGACGACTCCAGCGAGGCTCGGGTTTGATAAGAGTTTGGACGTTTCGGCGATAACAGACTGCACTATCTGTTGGTTCTGCCCAGCAAACGTTACCCGCTCGGGGGCAACGGTGTAACGATGATGAACCCGAAACCAATCAGTCGTGACGGTTTCGGGTGGGGGAGAGAGGATGACCTGGCGGGCGCTCCGATCCAGGTATGCATCGGCACGCTCCCGGTGAATTTCGCGATGAAGAACGACATGTTGTTCCAGTGGTAAAGGGCGTGTTTCCAGTGCGAGCCATACCGGACGACCGATCAGGTCCCCATAACGGAGTGTGTCCTCGGCAAGTGATGGTAACTCCTTGCTGGTGGTACGGTAGCTCATAATGGCGACATCGTCGGCACGATCCATAACGGCAAATGTGACTGCACGACCATGCACTTTCTGTGAAGAGAACCAGAACGGCATGACGATCGAAAAACGTAAGCCGGGACGCAAGGCTGCTTTCAGCTGATCGATCGCGGTAAGGTAGCGGACGAACCCTGACTCAGTGGCAAAGAAATCTTCGAGGAGATATGGCTCGATATCGAATTGGACGCCGTCTAGGCTTGTGTTATCGGCGAGAGCGAGGAGCTGCTGTAGTTTCTCAACGAGTGGTGTGGGGTCGTTAATCGCTTCCGGATGACCGTCAAGCGCAAAGGCTTCGATACCGGTGTTTTTCACTGCACGAAGGAATTGAGCATACTCCGCCCATAGAGAATCGGCGTCTGTTGCCTTGGGCATTTGTACGAACAACCGACGACAACCTGCGCGTTGGCACTCCTCAATAACAGTACGACCTTGCGTGATGCCTTTATGATAATCCCAGAGCCAGAATCCAATCTGTGGGGAATGTTGCCGTAGCCGATCAGTTCGTTCGAAAACGAGATGTGAGAGGGTAACCGTATTGGTCAGGTCTTGGGGCAAGAGAACCAAGGACATGAGGTGACGCAGATCAAGTTGACGGGCTATCGTTTTGAGCGGCAGGCGAACATCAAAAGTGCCGTTTATCTGTAGGATCGGAACGTTGTCTTCCCGTTGTCGGGTTGCGACATCCGTCAAGGCGAGCGTGACTGCTCCAGATGTTTCTCCACGGATATGGAGAGTGTCGTAAGACAGGACATCGACCGCGAGGTCTGGGCGTTGAAAGAGGAGTTCTTGCCCGTGCGGCCCCTCCGCTTGTGCACGAGATCGGAGAATGAATTTGCCTTCTTTCCACTCTGCCTCATGGGTGCTGCCAAAGGACACCACTACACTTGCTTCGTGCAAGACTTCGCAACGACGCTCTGAAGGCCGAAACGAAGGAATGGGCTTGGGTGTCACCTTCTTGAAAGACACATATGGTGACTGCCCTCGGGGATAGGTGATGTCAATCTCTTGGACTGTCATCGGTATCGATCCGCGAACAGCAATGGCCTCTGTTGTAAGAACACGTTCCTGTGCCTGCGCTGTACAGAGTGTAAGCAGCAAAATGACTCCGCTCCACCATAATGATCGGCAGAAAGTTTCAGTCCTTAGCCATGGCATCGAGATATCTCCCCCAGGTTCTACGGACTTTTGGCGGCTGGAGTTGGTGGAGTGGGAGTTGAGGTGGTACTGAACCCCTTCCGTGTCATTGCTCCCCACTGGGTGTTTCCATTCAGATACTTCTTTAGTCCATTGAGTCGCCACACAACCGACATTTGTCGATAGCCCAGGTTTTCGAGTAATGCCCACTTCAGTAAAGTCAGGCGGTCTCGCATACTTTCATGACGATGGAAACTCAGCTCTTCGAGGAGGAGTGTGAAGACGCTCAGGAGTAAGCCGTACCCATACGCAACGAGAAAAAAGAAAATGGCGAATGATAAGTTGAGCAGACCAACCGCGAGACCGATGACGAGACCGATCAACCCCAGCGTTTCCATAATTGGAGCGAGAAACTCGACAAAGAAAAAATAGGGATAAACAATCATCCCCATTCCCCCATAGCGCGGGTTAAAAAACATACATCGATGCCGCCAAAGGACGTCGACGAGCCCTCGGTGCCAGCGGTCACGCTGTCGCCCCAAGACGTCTTTTGATTCCGGAACTTCTGTCCAAGCGGTTGGGTCAGGGATAAATTCAGCCTGCCGTGGGCCGTCAGTTTCATAGCCTTGGCGGCGCAACCGCACGACGAGTTCCATATCTTCACCAACGGTGTCATGGGCGTATCCACTGGCGGCGAGCACGGCATCGCGACGAAAGAGGCCAAACGCGCCTGAAATAATCATGTTCCCGCCCAGGCGGTTCAATCCGAGGCGACCAAACTGAAAGGCTCGCAAGTATTCAACCACTTGAATACCGGCATAATAGTTCCGCGGCGCATGGATCTCCACGATCCGCCCACCTTTGGCGACAGAATCATTCACAGCGCGGATGCCACCACCAGCAGCGACGACATCATCACCGATCAGGAATGGGCGGACCATGCGCAACAAGGAATCCGGCTCAATCAGGGTGTCTGCGTCGATCGCACAGACAAGGTCCCCAGAGGCGAAATTGATGCCGACGTTGAGTGCATCCGCTTTCCCACCATTTTCTTTATCGACGACGACAAGGTTGCCGTGGCGTCGTGACCGATAGAGCGTCTTTACTGGTTTTGTATGCACTCGTTGTGAGTAGACGGTATGAACCGGGAAGAGGTCGAAGTTCTTGATGAGGACCGCTACGGTTTCGTCTTTGGAACCATCGTTAATCACGACGACCTCAAGGCTCGGGTAGTAGAGGGTCAGGAGTGATCGCACACTTTCAGTGATCGTCGGGGCCTCGTTGTGGGCCGGAGCGAGAATACTAATAGTCGGCGCTACCCGCGAACTGAGAATGGTCCGTCGCCCAGCCCCACGGATATGGTGGGTTTGACGCCACATTTCCCATGCTGCAGTGACGAGGTTCAGTGCGTAGAAGCTGTTAACGAAGAGAAAATAGACGAGAATCGTCTCGTCAAGAGAAACAAGAAACTGGCGGATATAATCGAGCCACTGCTCTGGCATGGGTATCGTTGGCTCAGGCATGGGACGTCAAGTCGAGAACGTGGCGAGCCATGTCTGCTGCAGAAGGATCGCTCCCTTTCAGGGCGCGATTGAGAAAGAGGACACCCGGGGCACCAAGGGCGGCGAGTGCCAGCCCAGCTTCTTTCCGGACTTCCCACACCTGGTCACGCAGCAGAGAGGCTACGGTTGCGGCAGCAGGCCAGTGCGAGAGTTTCCCTAGCGCTCGCGTTGCGGAGGCGCAAACCGCAGGGTCAGCATCAGTCAGCAACGCCGTGAGAACCTCGGTAGCCTGTGCTCCGCCGAGGGAGCCAAGCAGGGTCGCCGCCAGTGCGCGAATTTCGGAGATGTGGTCACGAGTCAATGTGATAGCTGGGGGGAGCAGACGTGGATCAGCAATGTTAATGGCAATCTGCAGCGGTGCTTTCACTTCGTGTCCCGCGTGCGTCGAGAGGTATACGACTAGACGGTCAAGAACATTTCCTCCCATACGTAACAGTGAGTCTTGCACTGCGAAACGACACCAGCCGTCAGGGTCGCTGAGGAGTGCCAGCAAAATATCGACAGTGGCGGCGTCCGGACGGTTGACGGCCCATTCGGCAGCCTGTGCTCGGACGTACGGGTTACGATCAACCAGGAGGGGGAGCATTACTGCCTCGCGTGCACCTAACAAAGTGATCAGTCGTGCCCCGCGGAGGCGGCGCCACCACAAGCGACTGCGACATTGCCGTTCGGCACGAGTGGTCAACCGTAACTCGCGCCCCAGATTGGTAAGCCATTGCTTTTGTTCGCCACTGAGCGTGGGCAGGAGTTCGGAGAACAATCGAATTTGAAGACGAATTGGCAATTTACGAAACGGCTCAAGGAGTTCACGGCCACGACTAGGGTTGTCCAAGGCAACCGTGAGCGCTTCTCGCGCCTGATCCAGTAGCGGTTGGCTCCAGCGCTTGTAGCGTTGGAGCAATAACCCATGTCCAAGGAACCACACAACTAGAACACTAAGTGCGATTCCTTCAACAAACAGCGTCCATTTAACGATATCCTCTGGTGCCATAACCTCACTTATGCAGCTCGCGTCGGATGCGTCGCATCAACACCGGCATGCTAAAAGGTTTGGTGACATAGTCGACAGCGCCAAGTTCTAGCGCTTCAACAATTTCGGCTTCCGCCGCGCGCGCGGTCAACACGATAGCGCGGGTTTCTTGTAATACATTGTCCTGAGCGAGTTGACGTAACACCGTTAGTCCATCAAGACTTGGCAATCCGAGATCCAGAAGGATGACTCGGGCTTTCAAGCGTGGGTTCTCGCCACAGAGCGTGTCCACTGCTTCTTGCCCATCGCGGAGCCACTGTGCGTGATACCCTCGTGTTTGCAGAGCATGGAGCAAAAGGCCAGCAAGTGGGGCGTCTTCATCCAGAATAAGAATATCGGTACTCTGGGTCATCTCTTGCTGCCAACCAGTGGGAACGATCCGGTCTCCACCGGTGTCTTGAGCACGGAGGAGTGCCTGTTTCGCAGCGTGACTCAGCGCTACGATGTCATTGCCGTCGCCTGGATACTGGGCGATACCGGCACTAAATGTCCCTAACAGTGGTGTACCGTCATGTATGGCAAGTGGTGCGCGTCGGAACACTTCTAATGTTTCCGCTAGTCGTTGCACGCCATCTTCACGAGAGAGTCCGTACCCAGCGATGAGAAATTGAGTTGCAGTCCAGCGAATGATGAGGTCTTCTGCACGGAAACTCTCCAAGAGAAACTGGCCAAGACGGCGGACTCCCTGTTTCCAAACGGTAATTCCATGCTGATCCTTGCAGAGGGTTGCCTGATCAAACGCCACATGCGCAAGAGAAAAGGGTTGCTGATAACGAGTGGTGAGCCGGAAAAGACGATCAAGTGCAGCCTTGGCATTGTGCCGCGGTATCGCGCCAGTGAGGGGGTCAAATTCTGTGTTTGCCAGAGACTGTCGTGCTCGAGTCGCACGACGGACAACGTGAGCAGCGAGTTCGCTCGCGACGATGGGGTTGTAGATGAGGTCATCCGCCCCAGCAGAGAACATACGGTGGACTGTCTCTGCTCCTGGTTGGGTTGCGAGAAACAGAATCGGTACACCTCCCCATTGTGGGTCACTCCGGACCACGTGGCACAACGGAATACCAACACCGTTTGCGAGGTCCGCATCAAGGAGAAGGACATCCGGCTGATAATCTTCCA
This portion of the Deltaproteobacteria bacterium genome encodes:
- the yaiO gene encoding YaiO family outer membrane beta-barrel protein is translated as MALIKTRLAPPVPPLRGTIQAVNKGSNEEDGQSSRARVSIGYSHFRYSNSIPDERTWQFSAVQRLWGKTFVGQVESIERFGKRDTLFSGEVYSPLWHRAWGNFAFSFSPNPKFSSHWTLGGAVYQGIGTSNPLLSRLELSLGYRHMSFSQSEVDLLSPGFTIYLPYNLWLTEQIYLVPKTGARSLSSRLDWEPKERWHAYVSGSFGQSVERPTAAPDVVKVTTFRVGGGLQFPLTEQILAEVSYHYEDRVKRYSREGGTIKLTYSW
- a CDS encoding tetratricopeptide repeat protein; translated protein: MTKARIFLFVGFFLCAGIESQGQSMALAQSAQPGIDSLIELRSRAQTAAQAKHYEQATALYRQYLSLKPNDDEVRTALALVLAYSKQFAEATIVYKDILTRHPHDLDVQLALARVHAWQKQYAEARAIFEYVLRENPHYTEAKHSLADTLFWSGEDAAALPLY
- a CDS encoding tetratricopeptide repeat protein, coding for MNHTAVIALATALLLSIVSTPTFAKSKKNKRPTPATTEQTTTTEPSESSATAPPADDSSLVARARAAEAAQQYDQAIALYREHLTHSPMDDEARALLARRLAWQGQYDTATSLYEEILRRYPQDGDIRVALARVKAWQKNYNEAQQIFEQELTDNPNNVEAKQGLADVFYWKGDHKRAASLYEQVFAVTQDPEVQKRLESLQANSSQTAKSNE
- a CDS encoding glycosyltransferase family 2 protein gives rise to the protein MPEQWLDYIRQFLVSLDETILVYFLFVNSFYALNLVTAAWEMWRQTHHIRGAGRRTILSSRVAPTISILAPAHNEAPTITESVRSLLTLYYPSLEVVVINDGSKDETVAVLIKNFDLFPVHTVYSQRVHTKPVKTLYRSRRHGNLVVVDKENGGKADALNVGINFASGDLVCAIDADTLIEPDSLLRMVRPFLIGDDVVAAGGGIRAVNDSVAKGGRIVEIHAPRNYYAGIQVVEYLRAFQFGRLGLNRLGGNMIISGAFGLFRRDAVLAASGYAHDTVGEDMELVVRLRRQGYETDGPRQAEFIPDPTAWTEVPESKDVLGRQRDRWHRGLVDVLWRHRCMFFNPRYGGMGMIVYPYFFFVEFLAPIMETLGLIGLVIGLAVGLLNLSFAIFFFLVAYGYGLLLSVFTLLLEELSFHRHESMRDRLTLLKWALLENLGYRQMSVVWRLNGLKKYLNGNTQWGAMTRKGFSTTSTPTPPTPAAKSP
- a CDS encoding HEAT repeat domain-containing protein, producing MAPEDIVKWTLFVEGIALSVLVVWFLGHGLLLQRYKRWSQPLLDQAREALTVALDNPSRGRELLEPFRKLPIRLQIRLFSELLPTLSGEQKQWLTNLGRELRLTTRAERQCRSRLWWRRLRGARLITLLGAREAVMLPLLVDRNPYVRAQAAEWAVNRPDAATVDILLALLSDPDGWCRFAVQDSLLRMGGNVLDRLVVYLSTHAGHEVKAPLQIAINIADPRLLPPAITLTRDHISEIRALAATLLGSLGGAQATEVLTALLTDADPAVCASATRALGKLSHWPAAATVASLLRDQVWEVRKEAGLALAALGAPGVLFLNRALKGSDPSAADMARHVLDLTSHA
- a CDS encoding response regulator: MSRILETDASSDMASRAAQSPEHGAALDAMSTQALTSSTTPELPLAPAAFTTACADAWQRMQGSIEAQLAILDDATIAVLDSTLGESLRQQAEHEARKLAGSVGVFGFVQGAQLAREAEHLFAGHPTSSSAQVLRLAEVVVLLRAQLEQTPTFPEISQSESLHVPSVLIVDDDHEWTEHVTLDALGQGLRVTVAADVAAAQEAVSAHPPDVLVVTLAQSRDPDGWLTLLVALEDRISPVPILVLAEEDTFANRMESTQLGGQSFLLKPLSSAQLFHVVRQFLCKEQPVVARVLVVVDDPAVQISVCTALASPRFALHVLKTPHTLIEVLEDYQPDVLLLDADLANGVGIPLCHVVRSDPQWGGVPILFLATQPGAETVHRMFSAGADDLIYNPIVASELAAHVVRRATRARQSLANTEFDPLTGAIPRHNAKAALDRLFRLTTRYQQPFSLAHVAFDQATLCKDQHGITVWKQGVRRLGQFLLESFRAEDLIIRWTATQFLIAGYGLSREDGVQRLAETLEVFRRAPLAIHDGTPLLGTFSAGIAQYPGDGNDIVALSHAAKQALLRAQDTGGDRIVPTGWQQEMTQSTDILILDEDAPLAGLLLHALQTRGYHAQWLRDGQEAVDTLCGENPRLKARVILLDLGLPSLDGLTVLRQLAQDNVLQETRAIVLTARAAEAEIVEALELGAVDYVTKPFSMPVLMRRIRRELHK